The genome window TATACTGTCACTATAGTGTAGTAtctttgtgttcacatttttaaatgcGTTCGCCAGATGTTCAGCAACCAGTTGACACATTACTGTGACTGAGGTGTGTCATATTAGGGAATTATTAAATTCTACACAGTGGCTTTAAAGATAAAGTAActtaccactgctgctgaactcAAACTGCTGCTTGTGTCACTGTTCTCTTCTGACAGATGGTCCTCCATCTGTAATAACAGCAATGAACAATAAAACATATTGCCCAAACACATAAATGAACATATTTTTATCAAAAAATCTTGACCATGAAAACAGTGATTTCACAAAAAGATTACTACCAAGGTGCTATTAGTCAGAGGCCTTGTATCTCACTGTTGTCAGGTTGTGCATCTTTTAAATAACTGCAGCTTTAACATGAACTAATGCTGGATTTGGAAAATATATATGGGTACAATACTACACTCTAACTGTGGCTAAGTTTACTTGTGCAGAGAAAgaagagcctccacttcacaaTACCACCTTATAACAGTTTACAGAACCAACAAACTAATCAGTTGACTTCACTAAATACCAACATGAGGTCATGgtgtaaaatgaataaacagtGATGGTTGGTCCCTGAGCTCTacatctgtcagtcagtctcCAACAGCCAAAGAAAGTTggatttaagttgttttttttatactgtCCTCTAAACTATAGACCAtcatatacaaatgaaacagATGAAGAAAGCTTGTTTTTCCTTACCGTTAATGTGTGAATGAAGTTTAATGAACTCCTGCAGGTTAGTAGATGTCTTCACAGAGGTCAGAGTCAGAGAAGTTTGACAGATGCTCTGGTGGTTTCCATGGTAACCACAGCCAAATCCAATTCGAAAGCTTGCAATTCcaattgtgttttaaaaataaatatgccaAAATCACAGAGCGTTCCATACTGAACACTGAACAATGCTTGAACAAGTCATAaactaccgtaaaacttcaattagtagcccaggctagTATTTGCATAATCACTGAACTCAGGCCTTTAACTCCTTTCACActaaactgttgctcagcaaagatggggtAATATGatcatattatttatttgaaccagtataAATATTACGTGTGTAGAGCTTGTgtaaataacacatttattatGTATCAGTCATTCAACCTAGCTCTGTCAGACAGGGCATCAGAGAGAGTTATGAGGCTCGTTTTATGGTACTCGAGGATTACGGCACCCGgtgcttcctcttctctccctcctctgacCCGCCAGAGCCTGAGAGGGGCGCACATGATGGGGTGCGGCTGCTGGTGGACACCTCATCTCCATGCTGACAGCGTTTAACGTAAGTGCAAGTCTGATGGGCTGCTCTGGTGGGAGTTTGAGGGGTGCGTCAAAGGTTGGAGGGTACTTGGCGGGGTACAAGTCACAAGAATGCTGGAAACTGAAAAGTTTAATTTCAGGATTGTGCtgcactgttaaaaaaaaaaactgacatcaaCCACCAAGTGACAAGAGTTTTATGTTCTCAGTAAAAGTTCCTGACACTTAAATATACTTgcactttacattttattggctttttgttttacaaaaacaGATATAAGAGAATGCATAGGCCGAGCTGCACTCACAGTGGGCTCATCGATgacaacataaaaaacaaaaacaaaccaaaaataaaacaaagggcGTCAGGAAAAGGcaacaatttatttaaaaagataaaaacaacactgttTGCAGCTATTCTTCTGAGTACAAACATACTCGTATGGTCTCACACACAAGACACCACTGAATGACATACGATTGTCATTTAGGCAAGCacacgccacacacacacacacacgcacacacacacacacgatgcaAACATATGGGTACAAAAGCATAACCATGAGATGTAGGAAATAATGCATCATATGACAGACACTGATACAAGTGACAGAGATGCATTTAACTGAACAGTTAAAGGCTCATTTCacccaaatatatatatattttttgggggtGAATTtgagtgaactgaccctttaaccaGATAAGTACCATCAGCTCACACTATCTGCATAGACTACCAGTCACTACCAGCAGCACCCATGCGCTCCCGTCTCACCACATCAAGTGTGTGTTGATGGTACCGTGTGTAAGCCGTAATACATCTCCGCTAAGATTTGCACAATGAGGCTAATCTAATGCATCCTTCATATATGTGCTGTAAAACTGAAAGTGTTCACATTGAGGATCACATCAATAATTCCAGTGGAGAAAAGCATCTGAGGGTGTTCGGGGTGGGGGTCACACACTGAAGCGGTTTCTGCAATCTCAAGTACAACGGCGCCTCACGAGAAAGCGAGCATAGTCGAGCTGCATATTTCGCCGAAAAACTGCCCCTTTTATTCCACAGCAGCCGGGCAGTACGCTCACTGCTGCACACCAGCGCTCTGACCTATTAAGCAGTGCAGTGTTTGGATTGGTTGTCGCCGTGAGTCAAAATACACCGCAGGATAACGGCAACAGCTCATGCTGTTAAACCTAAGATCATGTGTTAGCATTCTGGGCTAAGCCGTGTTGTTTTAGTTTGCAAGTTTGTGGTGAAAATGCACACGCTCATCAACAGGCTGGGTTATTGTGTCATGTGACTAGAGAGGGGAAGTATGTCTGTGGTTATTAGGATAAATAAGGTGACaggaaaacagtgtttttgtctgttgcaCTGTTTGaaacatgacataaaactcaaaaacaaatgcatcCAAAGCAGAGAGCAAGTACCTTTCCATTCAACAAGGACATCCAACTGTacagaaaacactgacaaacaaaaagccgttttgttttttaactggataaaatgcagttattttgtttgcaaAAACAACTAAATAAGGAGAGGAAATCAACAAAACAGTGGCcgttctttcttttcttcttgtttttttaaacggATCTGTGTTGAATTAATGTGCACTTATGATGAGCATATTCCTGGCCACTTGCTCCACACACTAGCTAAACTGTACAACTTTCCAGAGTAAACTCGAGGATTGTCCTCGCCTGTAAAACTAGCCTGGATTCTCCAACTgaggaaaacaataaaaatgagaTGAGGATTCTAGAGACTGACATTGAAAAGTGCGCTAAGAACATGACTGTTGTTTGAACAAAGGTAACAACTAACAGGCATATCCCCCTCTCCCCCAAAGAAAATGCACTCAATCTTTGCGTTCTGCCGTTTCTGGACAAACAAATGTGACATAATCACGTTCTGTAGTAGACtcaggccccgatcacacaggaagcgttttgcaggttgcaaagtgGCATGCCGCAttggcatttttaaaaaaaattgaatgccactagtgggaaaaaatgcttgctgtgcctttttattcTATTACTCTAACCTTCCCATGAAATCAAGCTAccgtttatttatttgacagtaattagcatctagttcctaaaatgttgaggcagagggtacttgctgtagctctggttgagggtgagaggctgtcagcaaatcgTTCTTTGGgcacagataaacagagatctgtgtgggtacatgagaccctaaaaaagagggttggtcatggggagtaccaccagttggtccaggagcttctcctccatgatggccatTTTTAGGCATATTTtgggatgactcaggggcagtttgacaacctgctgtctgtcattgggccgtatagctctgggtttCCAGCAACTGCtcccaccagtttctcctccattgtttcctaactgtaaacttgttgttgtgactaccacagaaggcccgcctctcacaTCATACGATTggacaataagaaaaaagatGACACGGGGCGTTTTTTCGCTGTGAGTTGAagattctcattaaaaacaatcacaaaaaggCGCCCCCgactgctaaaacactttctgtgtgatcagggcctcaGGAGCTATCAAGGTATCACGGTAcaccagggtatttagaaatcctcaAGATATAATTTTCAATACCGTCAAAAATACCGATGCTCCTCTACATTtattcatatactgtatacccCCGTTAAATGTCAGGAATGAATAATAAATAGATACCTCCCAAGCCTTTTATGTAGGTATTGTACATCTCCATCaatgaaacattttgttaaaatttgttaatcatatttatttataattcaCGCCATAGGTCAGTGTTTTACCTTCGTCATTAGTGAAGTTAATCTTCCTGTTAATTTACATTCCAGTAGTTAAATTGGTGATTATATTCTGGTTTAGTTTGGGGACTTTTTACCCTCCATCTAACCTTAGTGACTACTCTTCTTCCACACATgattaacacaaacacaaacaggttCCAAGGTCGGTGTCATTACGCAGACTTATAATAAGCAAGCTGATTTTAACCGTGTAGGTATTTAGTGTAAATGCACGCCTGTAGATGCATGTCGATTCCTGCATCATGAGGAGATCCCGACTAGTATGAGGGACAAGCATTAGGCGAGTGTCTATATTCATGATATGTAAAAAGGTTCGCTAAGGGCACCTGTAATCACACAATACCAGTGTACGACTCTGCTTCTAACCTATATAACCTTTGTTGTGACAGGTCAACCAGAGCTTCGCGTCCTCCCACAGCCATTGTGCATCTTTGTCTACATCACGGCTACAAACAAGGCACGTCTCCCGTTCCCGTTCCTCCCAATCTCCACCTCTTCCCTGTTTATCCTGCCTCAACAAGCCTCGAGCACTCATTTCTTCTCTGCTAACTTGAGAGCCCCTCGTCAGATACTTCAGCTCGCTACAGACTCTTCCATCTTTGTATTCCGATCCTCTGGTGGTACTCTAATGGATGCAGGGAATACtgctaataaaatatttttaaaaaccgATCATCGGCATGACAGCCTACTGCTGGAGGGGGGTCTTAGATCCACTAGGTGGTAAGGATATGAATCACTGTACTTGTCTTTCCATATTAGTATTGTTAGAGGCAGAATATACTGTAACTCTTTCTTCAGCACTCTGAGTCGGAGCTTCCAGAAGCAACGCGTTTAACCGAAGGGAGAAAaggatggaattaaaataaaaatagggtAACCGTTTCTTTGCCACTGCTAAACCCAGATCCCCAAACCAATGCGAGGAGCTTCTCGATCCTCTCCACTATGCCAGACCCTACGGttataaaacaaaacttatTTTTAACAACCACTTGCGTCACTGAGACAAAGGTCACGGTGTTGTCTCTGTCCTCTTCTGACGAGCAGGTTGCTGTTCTGGCTGGTGTGCAGTTGgctctcttttctctgtctccgAACAGGGGCAGGGTTACACACACTGTCCCCGGGTAGGGGGGAAAGACTTTAACGGTTCAGGAGGTAGACCACCAGCTCGTAGGTGCACATCATGATGGCGGTGTTGGGGATCTGTCGTACCAGGTGGGTGGTGAGGCCGCGGTACAGGGCGCGGTAGCCCTCCTCTTTGGGCACTGTTGTTAGAGTCTGGAAGAAAGACTTGTACTTGGTGCCCTCCTCGCGTAGCCTGGTGCGGATCACTTCTGCAAAGAcatggagaaaaagaaagattaaAGGGCGGCTCCATTATTCTTATATCCATCTGTAGCTTTCCAGTAGTGTTCCTTGTGCATTCAAAGGCAAAAAATCGAGTTTTGGTCAATGTGTGTTTTAGCATCAGAATGCTTTTTCCCACTGGCGTAGCATTCTGCATAATGATGCTGCTACATATAAAGCCACGTTCTGCTGTGGATGCCATGTTTGTTCAACTCTGGAAGACACAAACAGACTAAATGATAAGAGTTGGTGGCGACCACCGAGGTAAAAACtaagcatagcgttagttcaggcaggacatgatgtcaagctcagctcacatcccagctacatcagctgatcccaaacagcccaatcaactgatggagcagctgatggatggaagggagtcagctgatagatcacatgattcctttctatgcaaccaattggtcgatctcattcagggcgccctatttaaactgctctggcctgcctactgttgctgcttcatctgggttttttttttttttgctgctgctctcctctcgccttaggctttccatgtaggcgcatggaaggacagggaggtttgctttccctgcctcaggctttcctcgtttgcacatggaagggcagagaggtgtgctctctctgccttaggctttccatgtaggcacatagaagggcagggaggtttgctttccctgcctcaggctttcctcgtttgcacatggaagggcagagaggtgtgctctctctgccttagcctttccatgtaggcgcatggaaggacagggaggtttgctttccctgcctcaggctttcctcgtttgcacatggaaaggcagagaggccccagaacagagccataccgccaaatataatactgcaaatggaattAAAGTTTTCTTTAACTAAAGTGTTCCTGTCTGAATTACTGTTTCCATCATTAGAGTCTGGTGGAGAGGGGGATATAATGACTTCAGTTTCCCGTCAGAGAGGGCAGTCTGATGGCAAGGTGAAGTGGTAAAATGATCTAAATACAGCATATACACTTACACTGatagatttttttaggtggcccTTTATTTTAGGAGGCAAAAATACATgtgctgctgcccctgtccaaAGCCTCAAGTTTTGCATAAGATGAGAAGTTACTAGTTTTCTACTACCTCTGATCTATTACTTTTGTGTGATTGTGCGACTTCTGAAACTGAACTAACACAGCATCCACAGCAGTAGGCTACAAAAGAATGCACATGGACCCACTCTTTGAAGGAGTCCAAAATCAGCCATTATCAGCTAATTGCTAAGCCCAAACTCTTACCATGAGGATAAGCAATAGTCGTGGCACAGGTCTTGGAGGTGGCAGCAGCGAGCATCATCCCTATAAAGTCTGTAGCATCTTTGGAcgtctcctcttcctcgtccATATTCTGCGGTGCCTTGGCCTCCAAGAGGCGCCGTTTGATGTTTTCATAGATCACAAAATGGATCACAGTCTCTGAGATACCGGCGTAGGATGCAGACATACCCCTGTAGAAGCCTCGCAGGCCATCTGTCTGATACACCCGCCGCACACACTCAAACGCACTCATCCTTTGCTCACCTCGATTCCTGAGAGAAGACAGGGAATATATACATTATTTTAAAGTAACAATTAAAAGGGATAGCTTACAGACAGAAACACCTAAACACAATAACATCAAGAAATGTGTACCTAGTAGAGTGTAGATCTCCACAAGGTGTGTATGGGGGAATGTGGGTGGGGCATAGGGAGTACAGGGCAGgttgtgtgttcagtgtgtctgAATGACAGTGGTGGAATGAAGGGGAGACAATACGCAggttaaggccctgacacactaaGCTGGCGGTCGTCCATCGGTCAACGTCAGGCTGTTCTAGTTGGAGCAGTGAGTTCCGCACTGATGCCCCTCATTGGCCCCCGTCAGCTTTCATTGCAGCAGTCattgtcagttcagctcagtgaaCAAGAACAGtcatggaagtgaggaaagtaaacaaacaactaaagagggagtgagaccaaaacaaacttgttacataaggtaagattatttttctttagccattgagctctttagcagagaCATTTCATGATGACTTCTGTTACTGTTCACTTGGGCACAGTAGGCTTTGTTCTTTGcacactggattgtgttgttaatgtgctaactggctaactagcatccaGACAGTCTtatggtttccctttttgaatgataaTTACAGATgaccaccatctgctggtgtgaagagttatttcctctcatgcagaacgtatgtgctggttggctgtcactgtagtctttgcggtgtgttcatgtaCAACTCTTTAGCCAACACAAGGCAACATCAGGAAACGCAGAAGGGGGCCTTCGATTCCACTAGTTCTCTGAACTCggttttggtgtgtctgggtcttTACATTATCAAGGTGAAACCAAGGTAGACATATGGAGACTGACTATATGGACACAAATCTCGGACATAATGTTCGTTAAAACCCCTTCCTACATCCCTATTCCCTCCCAAACAGAGTTGACTCTCACTCAGCTGTCCCTTCTTGCTTTCTAAAAGTCAAGATTGCTGTGACGATAACAAAAATGGGGATTTATACATCTCATATCCTTCCTTACTAtagtggatcataacatgtCAGGAACGGAATTAACCTGCAGATGCTTCAGGTCAAAATATGaccaaacattttcttttaatgtcagtttttgagccatggCAAAGGCTCAGTAAGGCTTGTCTTTAGCGTAGCTGACTGCCAGAAATGCCTTTTGCTAGGTGACTTTGTTGATGACTTTCTGCCCTGACAGTTCAGATGgatgaggagtcagcagtcaatgtTGATATTAAACAGTCaattaaagtgtttttcttttcaagaATTGTGAATCACCGCAACCAcaagaggtccttgagcatGCAGTCATAAACGTATACAAAATATTATTAGGCTGATGGGTCCAGTAGTGTGTGAGATTAGCtgctgagagacagacacacgcCTGAAGGCATGATCCTCTCCAGGTGGGGATAACAATGCAGATGAATGTCAAGTCATGAAAGCTAAGGTAAAGACTGACTCCTGAAATACATTAGCGCACTTGCAGAACCAGTTTCTGCTCCTGCCTACTGTTTGCGCTGAAAACACTAGTGTGTATGAGGAGCTGTGCTCTTGTAGGAGAAGGGCACACACAAGGACATACATCAGCAGCTTGGCTTACACGTGTGATTATCTACAATCAATTCCTCGCGGTCTTCATGTAATTAACATCAGAGTCACTGTTATCAGATCCCCTTCTGTGTTTGGTAATGTCATCCTTTGGGACTTGATGTACAATAAAGTACAGTAGGCTCTGAGGGACAAAATTACCTAACACAGGACAAACAGGAACCTGTAAACAAGCAAGTAACTTGTCGGAAGATCTTGGTATTTTCCAGCTGAATGGTAACACATGATATATATCTTGGTATTTTCTATGAGATGGGCTGGAatataaaagtatcaagtaggcCTAAACTCACAGCCTGGTGTCATATTTACCTTGCATCCAGCTGGAGACGGGTCTTTATGAGCCATATTGGATTGGTTGCTGTGATGGCTGTAAAAcctgtggaggaaaacaaaacaacaggatTACACTTTGCTAAAAATCGAAAGATACCACTGACAGCCTACAAGTCAAGCTGCCAGCGGTAAAACAAACAGTCCACAAACTAACATCATGATGAAGACATAATGTTCtttatgctgcattcatggCGGTTAAGTTAAGACTAAAAAGTTCCtttaataaacaaaatgttaaGTCACAAAGGCAGCTTCTGGAGATAATCTAATCTCTGTACAGACTATCCTCTGTGTGCTACTAAGGGAGCAACTGAATGCCATAAAAATTCAATGTCATGCAAACAGCTGTAACAAAAACATGCTTCTTATTCAATGACCTAGATAGTAAGGGAGCAGAGGACATAgatgcgagagagagagagaaagagaagaaccAGCTATAAGAAGAAGCACAGATCTGTGGTGAGTACTCACGCAGACCCAAGTAACTCCTCACAGATGTAGCTAGAGACCCCTGGTGGTGCGAGGGTCTCATGCCCCTGCGAGCGGGGGAGCTACGGTAGAGTTAAAGCCTAAAACAGACACAGGCTTGTGTGTGGCAAAATGATTGGCATGCAACCATTTTACTTCCCATTCCACCACTTTCCCACAGGATTTCACACAGCATAAACCAACCTCCTGAGAAAATCCCCTGACATTATAAAACTCATCACCAGGGTTTGAGGCTTGCTTTGGACGTGTATGCAAATTACAACCTGATGAAAACTGGATTTTTCGGGCGGAAAAGTACTGGGGTGAAAAGTGAGCATGTTTACAGTTTTGAGGAACTTGTCCTTGAATGTTCTTATTTATACTTCTTTCTACTTATACAACATTTCACAGTTcaaatattgtacattttatatactGATCTGACAGCTATGGTGACTGGTTGATTTCTATATTTGGATTTTACATGAAACAACATGGGATGAGCTTATAAAACCCATCACATTGTTTAAACCAGTGATTTACATACTTTTTGTTGTGTGACCCAGTGTGTAGTTGTAGCTCCATGTCATGTTACAAAGGTCCATGAGCTGTTAGCAGTTCCAGTTTATAAAGCTGTTCAAATGATCCATTTTAACGATCAGAGAAAAGTCCAAAAACTGAAAACCAAATTCAGTATCAGAAATAaattttttcttatttcctcTCCCATTAATCGTCTCACTCAGACATTTCATGCGATCCTTTGGAAGGGCCCGACCCCTAGATTGGGACCCACTACACTACTCTACTTAACTGTATAGTAGCTAAAATTATCAGGGGTCAGTTTTCTGTTGTATAGGTACATTTATTTTGGATACTTGTAAGTTCATTTTACTGATAATGCGTCTGTACTTTTAAGTAGAATTCTGAATGtgggacttttacttgtaatgatgTATCTTTACATTATTGGATTATGCAAATTTGGTCATTTAGGAACTATGACAATAATATTTGCTGAGAAAAACTGG of Epinephelus lanceolatus isolate andai-2023 chromosome 4, ASM4190304v1, whole genome shotgun sequence contains these proteins:
- the LOC117259731 gene encoding solute carrier family 25 member 36-A-like, with translation MSQRDTLVHLFAGGCGGTVGAILTCPLEVVKTRLQSSSITLYVSEVQLSTVNGASVARMSPPGPLHCLKLILEKEGPRSLFRGLGPNLVGVAPSRAIYFAAYSTAKEKLNAVLEPDSTQVHMVSAGMAGFTAITATNPIWLIKTRLQLDARNRGEQRMSAFECVRRVYQTDGLRGFYRGMSASYAGISETVIHFVIYENIKRRLLEAKAPQNMDEEEETSKDATDFIGMMLAAATSKTCATTIAYPHEVIRTRLREEGTKYKSFFQTLTTVPKEEGYRALYRGLTTHLVRQIPNTAIMMCTYELVVYLLNR